The genomic stretch ATTGTTACCTGTACTGTTTCCTCGTGTCGTATCTTCCAGCATTTGTTTCCCGTATTTTTGTGGCCAGAACCCGAACAATGTTCAGGAACAAGATGAAAttcagctaaaaaaacaaacaaggaagacTGGTCACTCACACAGTCACAATGTTCTGCAGACCAGTTATGCACTGAAAACTCTCGTCAGTTAGAAAGACTGGTCACTCACACCAGTCACAGTGTTCTCCAGACCAGTTCCACGCTGGAAACACTGTCACTCGCACAGTAGCAGTGCTCTATGGTATGCTGAACAGTTAATTTCATTCCTCAGCAATGTAGTAAAACCCATTCCATGCAGTAACCTGCAGTGTTTCTCTGTCtcgtaatttgtattttgttttattaaaatgaaatattcctTTATTACcttatttataaagaaatacctcattctgttttaattttcttgTGTTAAGACAAAAGATTCTGTTCAAACCATTCAACAGAAGGTGGCTGGGGGTTAAGAATGCTGACACATTTCTCAAATGGATCAACAGACCAAGCTAGATGATCTGATATTGATAACACATCCATAACATTTATAGCATAAAGCATAGATCAAATATATATGGAAAGTGGATTTTCTGTCaccttgtagaaaacagaatagAAGAAAAGATGATTTAGCTGCTGTTTATATTACATTGCCTGTTTTTACTGTTGATAGATGACACAGCAAtgtccatattattattattattattattgttttttttttaaatgattccaAAGGGTcaaaagtttagtttttaataGCCAGCATAACCAGGAAGCTCAGTAAACCTTATTTGCCTGACATCAGATGATTGCTGTGATGAGTTATTTGTGAAAAGTCACAATTATCAGACCCAAATGAATGTAGGCTTTTTTATAAGCCAGCAATTATATATTCTGATGACtctaaaatgcattttgcaaACATGGCCTTTGACAGCTTGTTGCGCTAACATAAATCTGcaatttttaagtaaaaaaaaaataataacacattaaaaacgATTAAAATTTCTAAATGCTGTGCATTTCACACAGAGCAAAAACTGACTAAGCACTGGAAGCTTTTCAAGTCTTTTCTACATTGTATTTTCCATTACATCCCCAGGCTAGTGCACTTCAaccttttgtgtaaaaaaaaaaaaaaaaaactgtaaacctCAATGTTCAGCACAGAAAGGTGGAACCTAATCCTATCAGGTAGATCCATTGAATTAATACCAGATGTTAATGAACCTTCCAGAGTCTGGcagaaataaatcataataataataataataataggattaACAGATTCTCTGTGCTCTTGTGGCTGATTCATCACTCTCTCTGCctctgttattatttgtttacttagcaGACAACTTTATCCAAGACAACAacctctcacccgaaagacagagcacaaggaggccAAGTgccttgctcggggtcacacacagtgagtgagtggctgagctgggatttgaaccagggacctgctggttacaagccccttttctttaaacactggaccgcACAGCCTCTTGTATAAGGATGTTGTCTTGcagctttttaaatgttgttgttagCCTCGCCCTCCTGCtctgcagaacacacacacatttttccaGCTTATCAAGTTCTTCCTCTTGCTCCATTCTTTCCTCTCTTTTACCCGAGTAGAATACCTGTACCCCAGTTCACCTGTAGTACGTCTATCTTATCAAATACCacccaaaataaatattactggTGACATTACACGAAGTGTATCTAACtagtgtgtatttacatagtagttacttagtaaatagaATTACAAAGTTATTAAGCACAGTTAGAATGTAATTAATGTGGAAatgttttttgcacaatataaccctaaacctacctgcagtttttattcattaaaaatgagTAAATacgcattcaatttaaatttaatgccTAAAAAGACATAGCAaattgctgcacagcttgtctgccttcCCTAAAACATTCACGAACAACTACATCTTAAGTTATTAGGAAACTGTAAAAAACAATCCAACAAatattatccaatctctggctagccccgttgtctttgcagccaatcacagtacgAATAAGGATTCGAAGCTACAAAGGTTgaaagcgtaaacaccccagtccagctacaaatcaaACTGGAAGCATCGTCaaaggcaaccgctaaaaaaaagtTTCCGTAATATTAAACTAGCTGTTTTACAACTTATTAATGCATACccttattttatttgtctgtatggctttatattgaagttttatcatgttcactgagtttaagaatttaatgttaaaatctaagttaattaatataattaatttgcagGTGAtaccttgaaaaagaaaaaagaatgcgCTGAGCCAATAAAGtaccttgtagaacacacatgTGGTTGTACGGTCTGCAGATCAAAGTAACATTGTAGTttaaatggaaggctcttttttaatgcctaccccattaccatgtCCTAACCTGGAACCATAGCCCGATGAGGATAAGGGGCTATCGATAGTCTACCGCGAACCATAACAGGAATGGGGCTATCGTATAGTCCTAGATAGCTATCAGGATAGGAGCTTGGTATATACTTACCCGATAGCTATCAGGATAGGAGCTTGGTATATACTTACCCCGATAGCTAACAGGATAGGAGCTTGGTATATACTTACCCCGATAGCTATCAGGATAGGAGCTTGGTATATACTTACCCCGATAGCTATCAGGATAGGAGCTTGGTAAATACTTACCCCGATAGCTAACAGGATAGGAGCTTGGTATATACTTACCCCGATAGCTATCAGGATAGGAGCTTGGTAAATACTTACCCCGATAGCTATCAGGATAGGAGCTTGGTATATACTTACCCCGATAGCTATCAGGATAGGAGCTTGGTAAATACTTACCCCGATAGCTAACAGGATAGGAGCTTGGTAAATACTTACCCCGATAGCTATCAGGATAGGAGCTTGGTATATACTTACCCCGATAGCTATCAGGATAGGAGCTTGGTATATACTTACCCCGATAGCTATCAGGATAGGAGCTTGGTATATACTTACCCCGATAGCTATCAGGATAGGAGCTTGGTAAATACTTACCCCGATAGCTAACAGGATAGGAGCTTGGTAAATACTTACCCCGATAGCTAACAGGATAGGAGCTTGGTAAATACTTACCCCGATAGCTATCCGGATAGGAGCTTGGTAAATACTTACCCCGATAGCTATCAGGATAGGAGCTTGGTAAATACTTACCCCGATAGCTAACAGGATAGGAGCTTGGTATATACTTACCCAGATAGCTAACAGGATAGGAGCTTGGTATATACTTACCCAGATAGCTAACAGGATAGGAGCTTGGTAAATACTTACCCCGATAGCTAACAGGATAGGAGCTTGGTAAATCCATTTCAGGTTGCCAGCACTTAGTTCCCAGCACCTGTAGAAATGAGGAGTGCATCTTCAATACAATTCAATTACACTGGCTTTAGTGGGAGGAATATTCAGGCATCAATTTAGTAACCTTCACATCCACAGTAATGTGGACATAAAACTCCATTATGAAACAAcagtatttaattaaatcaaatttaaaggCAAATGGTTTTTAATGATCTAGTCCCGGTAATATAATGACACAGTTTAGATGGACACATTACTTTTCATTGTGTAATACTggtctcctggaagcaggtttcaagccactgttcctgaaaaagtgccTTTGTGTTCCTTCAGCCTAAGACTGAAGATGTTGTTTATTTCGAGTTAAtacacacagtatttaaataagaGGTGGGTTAAATCTTAGTGAACAGGGCAGATTGATCCCACTCTTTCCCCTGTGCCATAATGATTACATTAGGGTAAAAAAATCTGCAAACTAAATACTATTCGAAATACACTTTGAGTACTTACATTTAACTGGAAAGAAGTGGAAATATAAGGCAACTTAATAAGAGTAACTGGAAAAAGCAGCCCTATGAAGCAGCCTCATATTTACCAATACCAGTTACCACCTTACCGACCCAGCTCCACTGTTGCGAATCGGATTAGAAAGTGTAGGTACTGTACTGCATAGTCCACGGTATATTCTCTGGAGACTGCAGGGGGAAATCCTGACTCAGTAATCATCCCTTTGAAATCATGTTCCCCTTCTTCTGCATATGCATTGAGATCCACAATACCCTGCAGGTAaagcacagccacacacacattctcacacacacacacacacacacacacgactcacacacacacacactctcgctTTGATCTCTGCTAACTAAACAAGCATTAGTGTTTAAAATGCTCTTCTTTGCGAGGGTTTAGcacttttttaaattctttaattTTCTAATTAACTTGCTTGTTCTTACATGGTAACCTATGACTGTTTATAGCTTCACTGTTTTCTCCCCCATTCAAAAATCAAACAGCCTTTTACCCTAATGTGTCTCATCTAGGGAATGTGAGAGCTGAGACCCGCAGCTGGTTTAAACTCTGTATGTGTAGAGGGGATGAGATGATACACAGCTGTTATGTGTACACCATCTGCATCGGGTAACACCTTAATTTCAACCTTAATCAAGTgcctttaattactgtgtatttacatagtaaacgcatgtgtacttacacaattgcAATGCTGTCAtgcatacttacaatgtacttagggtaaatagagttagggttatgtcTAGCTCatgaaaaaaattacacattaggTTCATTCTAATCATACATAATAACATGTatctactaagtaactactatgtaaatacacagtcattagagacacttaatgtaaagtgtataCCATCTGTATAGATAACTTCAAAGCTAGTTTAACATAGTGGAATTGTTCATTGTGACAAATGAGTTTGCAAGTGTATCACTGAGCCTGCACAGAGAGACAGGCGCTGCATCTGGAATCTACAGAGCCTGCACAGGGAGACAGGCGCTGCGTCTGGAATCTACAGAGCCTGCACAGGGAGACAGGCGCTGCGTCTGGAATCTACAGAGCCTGCACAGGGAGACAGGCGCTGCGTCTGGAATCTACAGAGCCTGCACAGGGAGACAGGCGCTGCGTCTGGAATCTACAGAGCCTGCACAGGGAGACAGGCGCTGCGTCTGGAATCTACAGAGCCTGCACAGGGAGACAGGCGCTGCGTCTGGAATCTACAGAGCCTGCACAGGGAGACAGGCGCTGCGTCTGGAATCTACAGAGCCTGCACAGGGAGACAGGCGCTGCATCTGGAATAGATCCAAAACTACACAGCTAAAAATATCAAATTAATCCTACTTGTCAAATACAGGATCTGACATATTTAGAAGTATCTGCCACCAGCTTTTCAAATTATAAGAAACTTCAGTAAGtcctgacttctttttttttatataataaaggaTGTAAAAAAAGTAAAGCAAAGGAAAGGATGATAACCATCTGAAAACCCCATTAGTCTGAAAAGTGAATATAGCTCTGTCCGAGTTGCCTGTAGCAGCTCTTTTTGGGTGATTTGTTTTGATAACTGAAATGCAACACCATCTCTAGTCCAAGCCAGCGAGCAGAAtagaaatttgtaaaaacatAGGAATGGAATTCAGCTAAACTTTTAGAAATGAGGTTGGCTTGCACACATTCAAACACATTCAAACTGAGCTGAATGTCACGCCTGCATAAGGAAAGTGGCACTCTCAAGATCTGTCCTGATTGtcattaaaataagaaaatgctgGAGAGGGAAGCATGGTGTGTTACAGGGACCCTTAGTCAAGTACAGTACACATGACCTGCAAAATCTTAATGAACATTCTGCTACTGCTGAAGTGGAAAAGGAGCTCCTTCAACCCGTACCGTGCATCAGCCACCGTTGCCCTGACAACTGCCCATGCTGCCACGAACAGAGCTGgaactcctgcagtgaaaatgaaaaactagTCAGGGCTTTGGGAAGCTTGAAATAATCCGACATGTACAAATCGAGCATAAAACACGCCACTAGCAACGGCGCCAGCCAGCTGGAAACATATCATTCTCCAGTTTGATTCGAGCACGTGTTTAAAAAGCATTATTTCGCTTTACAGAGCTTGAAACTCTTTATGCAAACAAGAAAGCTGTTGAACCTTGAAAGttaaaaagagaaatatattatatatatatatacatacacacacacacacacacacatacatacacacacattcattttaaaatgagcatGGGTTATTGATTTCCATGTGGAAAGCAAGCAATTCAACACCAATCACATGGTGTGAAATCAATTATACCGGgtgtgttaagtaactgagcagCTCAATGCGAGAATGTTTCTGTTCGCTCAGATCACTGATGAAATCTGCTCCGAGCAGCTCAATGCGAGAATGTTTCTGTTCGCTCAGATCACTGATGAAATCTGCTCCGAGCAGCTCAATGCGAGAATGTTTCTGTTCGCTCAGATCACTGATGAAATCTGCTCCGAGCAGCTCAATGCGAGAATGTTTCTGTTCGCTCAGATCACTGATGAAATCTGCTCCGAGCAGCTCAATGCGAGAATGTTTCTGTTGGCTCAGATCACTGATGAAATCTGCTCCGAGCAGCTCAATGCGAGAATGTTTCTGTTGGCTCAGATCACTGATGAAATCTGCTCCGAGCAGCTCAATGCGAGAATGTTTCTGTTCGCTCAGATCACTGATGAAATTTACTCTGTATGTTCTGCTCTGACAAGGTGAGCTGGAAAGCATTATTTTTCATAACACTTTACAttctgtctctaattactgtgtagttagaGAATAGTTATCAGGCATAGTcacaatgtgtacattttttttgcacgatatatgcaagtatgattgtatcagaaaagggttagggataAGGCTAGAATGTGCAAAATATTTACATtaggtacattgtaactatgtataataacattgtaatgatgtgtaagtacatatgtatttaccaagtaactactatataaatacacagtagagACACCATGTAAATCATTACCTTATTTTCTCTCTTTCCATGTGTCAggttcaaatgtttgtttgactttttcaAATACACTCGCTTTAACTACCTTCATATCTGGCTGCTGTGGATTTCAAGTTGTaagtgtgagacagacagagagagagagagagagagagttgcatGTACGGTAGTTTCATGACAGATTTGCTTAAATCCATGGTGCTAGATTAATTTGAAGGCAAACTAGACTTACCCCAGCCAATCAAAGTGAATCCCCACAGGTACTCAGTGTCTGAAAGGAAAGCCATGAAGATGAGACTGTGAAGGTAGAGTCCCTCTACCAGTATCCAGTAGTAGTTGGTGGCAAGGAAGTAGATAAAAAGCAGGACTGTAATCTTGCACCCAATCTGCCAACATACAAACAGCCCTGAATAAAATATGCCAACATACATTTTCAGTCCCTCTGGTGGCTGTTTTAATTCAGGTTTCACGCTGTTGTGCTCCCTTTATACCGTGGAAGAAGCTATACCACGGCACGTTCGTGGCTCTCCCTCTTCCTGTAATGCCATTTCACCAGCACTTTCCTTCTTGTTATAATGCAGAAGGAAAATGGCACAGTCTTGTAACTGAGTGTCGACTATACAATTATAAAGAGGGAGCATTGCAGCATTTTTCTTAAGTACTGCACCATGAAAATAACCAAATAACAAGACTTTAACagaattgtgtttaattatttttgaaatcTGCAGAATGAAAACGATATTAAACCCTAACCCAGTAACCCTGCTCTATTTGTGATCTCTCTAACCAGTTTATTTTTTAGCTTCAGCTATTGCAAATTGctgctgcccttgtgttacccttataaaagtttagcttGGTATTATTCGACTATTGTTCCAGTTTTCCCATAGCTATTCTAtaacatagtttaccatggtttatcaTGTTTATTAATACTCTATGCTTTATCAAACCTTTATGCTTCTGTAcactttgctaggcttttactgtggggaacttttataagggcatatCAGCTCATCTTCTGAGGAAAGGACACTTGCTGatgtttaagaaaatattagCTCCATCAATATCTCTTTACAGTAATGTCAACTGCTTGTTGTGTGTATCTTTTCCAGCACTGTGCAATATTTGCTTTGTTGGGTGCCCGATAAGAGGTCAATACACATCGATCCAATTCCCAACTCATCAGCACAGTGGATTTAAACCCTTTTAGTGCTTATCTTAGTGCGGTATGTTAACATTACATTTCTGTATTGTAGCGAGAAAATGCAAGAAAGAAATATTATAGCAGCTTTATTGTTATACACGCAAGGCCAGAGATTCCGCCACTGTAATCACAcaagttatttttcaatatgtgAGGTTTAGACTTCTTAAAGTACAGATGGGACTTTAAAatcccatttaccaaaatatgTGTGAAagataaagattgattgattgattgatataggTATACTGCATATGCCACAGGCAGCTACATCAAAGGCTAAACTGTTTATGTGGATAATTTCTTTTTTGCAAGTTTGCCAAGACAAACGTCCATTATTTTACAGATGAAGAGCTATctattttgctgtgtcagtgcatgCATGTGGGAGGCACCTCTCTGCAGAAAAAAATGATTATGAAATTCTGTAACATAAAAAATTACATGCAACTGATGAAACAAGTTTACAACATGCAGTTTGAGCAGGAAATAGAAAACTGAACATTTCACATGTCACataaaactatataatatatatatatatatatatatatatatatatatatatatatatattgcattgctATAACCAAGCATTGTCTGCCCAGACGGTCTCCCAGAGTCACAGCagcatatcatatatatatatatatatatatatatatctatatatatattttatatattatatttattaggTGCATGCTTATGGCATGGATCAAGGGACCTGGCTGTGGTCAGGATCAGTGTCAGCACAATTCTAATGCTCTAATGCTTTTAAACCATTTGTTCTATTTCTTTGGACAATCTCACAGACATTATACAGAGGCTGTTCAATACTAAAATGGGATATAAAAGTGCTCAGTTCTTTGCCTCAGTAATTGACTGTTGCTGCTTCAACCCTCCCCTcctgtctgtgtgcagtgagccTTCATGCTCAATTATATAGCTCCTTTGTTCTTCCAGACTCTCTGTCACAGCTCATGATAATTTTCCaatacagaaatgtcaaaatccGTTATGAAATGAGTGCATCACTCCCAGAGTTGCCAGTTCCAATTTAAAACCACAGAATTGGGCTTCTATTTCCACGGAGTAGCTTACAATTTTACAGTACTCTCATATCCTCTCTCCGGTACTCCCATATTCTCTATCTCCGGTACTCCCATATTCCCTCTCCGGTACCCTCATGTTCTTAACTCCAGTACTCAcatattgtgttttgttcaggACCAGCGCCAGCGAGAGGGTTTTATAGTCGTCCATTGCAGCAGAATCGAAGTCCTGCAAAGCGATGCTGGCGTGGACGACCCTGTCtttgatgaagatgatgatggcACGCAGCATGAAGGATACAAACAGGTGCATGTGGATGTAGTTTCTGGTGCAGTGTAGCCTTCTGGATGGAAGGAAAGGAACAATAAGAAATACCCACACAAGTGGTTCGATACAATCATGTTCTGGTAACATGGCGTAGCAGACGTTTACACAGACGTTGAGTGGTGCAAAAACCCTCATAGAATATTGCCCTTCTATACAACACACAAGTTTATGGGGTGTCACAAATTCGATGAGGTTTGAAAGATTTCAGTATTTGAGACTTACATGCAAGTCAGAATGGATGGAGAACAATAAAACCTCTGGTATCCCAACTGGGAGCAGGGGGTGTTCGGAATAATGTATTGTTCAGATAATCGAATTACAACTGTGAAATTGTTTATATgactttcccaatcaagaaaccGCCTAAAAGAATACAGTAGAATACAATACCTTTATAGATAACCTATAGTATGATACTGCACTGTTCAGATCTGCGTTTAATAGTCAGTGTACATGTCTACAGTatgacacattttcacaaagacggccggagtgggtgatgtcagaccagaaacaggaaataaatgacagagagaggtggagtttggtggagctgagtgaatagtttcgctcagcatttaataaataaacagaacagaaaataaacagtggtaacaaacacacaggacacggcactggtagccaaaataaacagataaacaaaacagactatcactaaacaaagcACGATGAGCTCCTATTTTTCTTATCTTTTacaattacctcagtctccaatcccgttctccactcaccgaacacataacccagagtgagtgaaaacatgctgcttttatgcagctgtaccgagactcgattgctaatcaatcattcgatTGGAGTagtacattttacttgcacatgaagtgctgtgcaatcctcgtgcctaaatataaattttaaacactcatgttacacagacccgtttatatcttgtgtaccaatggctatacaccaacattaacacacaacacaaaatacacacaggggcgggcactttgccacacacacatcTATTAAAGAATGGTGATTAATAGTCAGTATTCATGTCTACAGTATGACATGTTCATTAGTTCTGTTTTTGAGCGCTTTGGGAGTGTTCCATATTACTCTAGAATGCCACACTTCCCTTGAACAAGCATAGCAGTTCACTTACCTGAAATAGCCAATGATGAAAGTGGCAACCATGAGGGAGCTGAATGACACTGAATACCCTACAGTGTACAGAATATACAGGCGTTCAAAGAAATCCCCCTGGAAAGAAAGGAACAGGGTTCAAGTAGATGCTAGGCTGATGGGGCGTAGATTCAGCTCTGCATTATGAGCTACGGTTATTCACTGTTCAATAGCGGTTGAATGATCAATGCCCAATGATCCTCCACACATTCAAAGTGCACAAAGTAACAATGCAAGGAAAGATAACAAGAGCTGTGGGAATGTAATTCATATGGATTCAATAGAACTCCTTTAACTAAACTTACTTTTTCCCCTTCCAGGCCAGGGTGAAGGAACTTGGCACAGTCTGAATAATTTGGCCAGGTTAGGTTGCTCTCCATAAACTCCCAGGACCCATTGGCATCGCACTTTCGGTAAGCATAGCctggaacacaggaacacagcaatGTGGAACTCCAGTCACATCAAGcaattgtgaataataaataatcacacaGGCGAGCGAAGGGGCCTGGAACACAGGAATGCAGCAATGTGGAACGCCAGTCACGTCAAGCGACTGTGAATAATAAAAATCGCACAGGCGAGCGAAGAGTACCTTTATGGTTGAAATCATAGATGTATGATGGGCAGGACACTCTGGTCACCTCACCAGGGGAGCCCCCCGGCCAGCAAACC from Polyodon spathula isolate WHYD16114869_AA chromosome 11, ASM1765450v1, whole genome shotgun sequence encodes the following:
- the LOC121322795 gene encoding parathyroid hormone 2 receptor-like isoform X1 → MDWDGLVCWPGGSPGEVTRVSCPSYIYDFNHKGYAYRKCDANGSWEFMESNLTWPNYSDCAKFLHPGLEGEKGDFFERLYILYTVGYSVSFSSLMVATFIIGYFRRLHCTRNYIHMHLFVSFMLRAIIIFIKDRVVHASIALQDFDSAAMDDYKTLSLALVLNKTQYIGCKITVLLFIYFLATNYYWILVEGLYLHSLIFMAFLSDTEYLWGFTLIGWGVPALFVAAWAVVRATVADARCWELSAGNLKWIYQAPILLAIGLNFILFLNIVRVLATKIRETNAGRYDTRKQYRKLAKSTLVLVLVFGVHYIVFVGMPHTFNGMGWEVRMYCELFFNSFQGFFVSVIYCYCNGEVQTEIKKMWTRWNLALDWERTPQFSSYRYGSVLTNLNNSTSSQSQLTRASRMALFSSRVYRSGPSRAINSHTTLPGYVTSNSDPDSMPPSIPEETDGNEEKQVDNISLKEQLQPMTMSSSCGERGGNALLGGTMSECMEESANR
- the LOC121322795 gene encoding parathyroid hormone 2 receptor-like isoform X2, whose translation is MDWDGLVCWPGGSPGEVTRVSCPSYIYDFNHKGYAYRKCDANGSWEFMESNLTWPNYSDCAKFLHPGLEGEKGDFFERLYILYTVGYSVSFSSLMVATFIIGYFRRLHCTRNYIHMHLFVSFMLRAIIIFIKDRVVHASIALQDFDSAAMDDYKTLSLALVLNKTQYIGCKITVLLFIYFLATNYYWILVEGLYLHSLIFMAFLSDTEYLWGFTLIGWGVPALFVAAWAVVRATVADARCWELSAGNLKWIYQAPILLAIGLNFILFLNIVRVLATKIRETNAGRYDTRKQYRKLAKSTLVLVLVFGVHYIVFVGMPHTFNGMGWEVRMYCELFFNSFQVQTEIKKMWTRWNLALDWERTPQFSSYRYGSVLTNLNNSTSSQSQLTRASRMALFSSRVYRSGPSRAINSHTTLPGYVTSNSDPDSMPPSIPEETDGNEEKQVDNISLKEQLQPMTMSSSCGERGGNALLGGTMSECMEESANR